One segment of Cynocephalus volans isolate mCynVol1 chromosome 8, mCynVol1.pri, whole genome shotgun sequence DNA contains the following:
- the LOC134385113 gene encoding C-reactive protein-like, giving the protein MQKMLWWFLVLINFSNAFGQTDMRKKAFVFPIESDKSYVSLETQLMKPLKAFTICLHVYTELASTRGYSIFSYATKKQANEILIFWSKDEGYSFSVGGTEVLFKATENTLAPVHICASWESSSGIAELWVDGKPMVRKSLKKGYSVGREASIILGQEQDSFAGSFEENQSLVGDIGDVNMWDFVLSPDEINMVYVGGTVSPNVLNWRALTYEAHGEVFTKPQLWS; this is encoded by the exons ATGCAGAAGATGTTGTGGTGGTTCCTGGTCTTGATTAACTTCTCTAATGCTTTTGGCCAGACAG ACATGCGTAAGAAGGCCTTTGTGTTTCCCATAGAGTCAGATAAGTCCTACGTATCCCTGGAAACGCAGCTGATGAAGCCACTCAAAGCCTTCACCATATGCCTTCATGTCTACACCGAACTGGCCAGCACCCGTGGGTACAGTATTTTCTCTTATGCCACCAAGAAACAAGCTAACGAGATCCTCATATTTTGGTCTAAGGACGAAGGATATAGCTTTTCAGTGGGTGGCACTGAAGTATTATTTAAGGCTACTGAAAACACCTTAGCTCCAGTACACATTTGTGCAAGCTGGGAGTCCTCCTCAGGAATTGCAGAGCTCTGGGTGGACGGGAAGCCCATGGTGAGGAAGAGTCTGAAGAAAGGGTACTCTGTGGGGAGAGAGGCGAGCATCATCCTGGGACAGGAGCAGGATTCATTTGCTGGGAGCTTTGAGGAAAACCAGTCTTTGGTGGGAGACATTGGAGATGTGAATATGTGGGACTTTGTGCTGTCACCAGATGAGATTAACATGGTctatgttggtgggactgtcagTCCTAATGTCCTGAACTGGCGGGCGCTGACATATGAAGCACATGGTGAAGTGTTCACCAAACCCCAGCTGTGGTCCTGA